One segment of Triticum aestivum cultivar Chinese Spring chromosome 2A, IWGSC CS RefSeq v2.1, whole genome shotgun sequence DNA contains the following:
- the LOC123190813 gene encoding probable cyclic nucleotide-gated ion channel 5, translating into MDRHREDFKRLDEFSPRSSVQSEIGGRSSLRFSMPGFGYDSFNPLRSFMSGLRKSSGRLKSLRHPNPSGAPKTAFAEDLKSFKKNIFDPQQKFLLRMNRFFFLSCIFAVAVDPLFFFLPIIDNSNCIGIDKKLAVTSTVVRTIIDSVYLIRVFLQFRTAYVAPSSRVFGSGELVIDPTLIAMRYIKSYFLMDFFALLPLPQIVVWRYLHSSDGPDVLATKDALVWVVLCQYIPRLLRIFPVTKDLKRTAGVFIETAWAGAGYYLLWFMLAGHNVGTLWYFLSIERKDSCWLVNCHATDGCEPSYLYCSENHASSDKYKNWSTSTPIFNQCNGTNDSFNFGIYQQALVSGILGPGNFVSKSCYCFWWGLQNLSTLGQGFVTSTYPWEVLFSIAICILGLILFALLIGNMQTYLQSVAIRLEEMRVKKRDAEQWMHHRSLPPDIRERVRRYERYRWLETRGVDEENLVQTLPKDLRRDIKRHLCLGLVKRVPLFENMDERLLDAICERLRPALYTEHEYILREGDPVDEMQFILHGSLESMTTDGGRSGFFNKVQLKEGSFCGDELLTWALDPKSGANFPVSSRTVKALSEVEAFSLRADELKFVASQFRRLHSRQVQHTFRFYSQQWRTWGACFIQAAWRRYYKRKMAEQRRREEEAANRQSSSSGPSLGATIYASRFAANALRGVHRLRSKAAALPIVRVPKPSEPDFGVDVDDAD; encoded by the exons ATGGACAGACACAGAGAGGACTTTAAGAG GCTGGATGAGTTTAGCCCTAGATCATCTGTACAATCTGAAATTGGTGGGAGGAGCAGCCTGAGGTTCAGCATGCCTGGGTTCGGTTATGATTCGTTTAATCCACTAAGATCATTCATGTCAGGGCTGAGAAAGAGTTCTGGAAGACTGAAATCACTTAGGCACCCCAATCCATCTGGTGCTCCTAAGACAGCTTTTGCGGAAGATCTTAAATCTTTTAAGAAGAATATATTTGATCCCCAGCAAAAGTTCCTGCTGCGAATGAATAGATTTTTCTTCCTGTCATGTATTTTCGCTGTTGCagttgatccactcttcttcttcctacCCATCATCGACAACTCAAATTGCATCGGTATAGATAAGAAATTGGCAGTGACATCAACAGTAGTACGGACTATTATTGACTCTGTCTATCTTATCCGTGTGTTTCTTCAATTCCGCACCGCTTATGTTGCTCCATCTTCTCGAGTGTTTGGAAGTGGCGAGCTTGTGATTGATCCAACGCTAATTGCGATGCGTTACATTAAGAGTTACTTTCTAATGGACTTCTTTGCACTGTTACCACTTCCACAG ATTGTTGTTTGGAGATATCTCCACAGTTCTGATGGTCCAGATGTGCTGGCTACAAAAGATGCACTGGTTTGGGTTGTCCTGTGCCAATACATTCCAAGGTTGCTAAGGATATTCCCTGTGACCAAAGATTTGAAAAGGACAGCTGGTGTTTTTATTGAGACTGCATGGGCTGGTGCTGGTTACTATCTTCTCTGGTTTATGCTTGCTGGCCAT AATGTTGGTACTCTGTGGTACTTCTTATCCATAGAGCGCAAAGATAGTTGCTGGCTTGTCAACTGTCATGCCACAGATGGTTGTGAACCCAGCTACTTGTATTGTAGTGAGAATCATGCTAGCAGTGACAAGTACAAAAATTGGAGTACGAGTACCCCAATATTTAATCagtgcaatggcactaatgattcTTTCAATTTTGGTATCTATCAGCAAGCATTGGTGTCTGGAATACTTGGTCCAGGAAATTTTGTCTCTAAAAGTTGTTATTGCTTCTGGTGGGGATTACAAAATTTAAG TACCCTTGGCCAAGGGTTTGTAACAAGTACATATCCCTGGGAGGTGTTATTCTCCATTGCAATATGCATCCTTGGACTGATTCTCTTTGCGCTCCTCATCGGTAACATGCAG ACCTACCTTCAATCAGTTGCTATACGCCTTGAAGAGATGAGAGTTAAGAAGCGTGATGCTGAGCAGTGGATGCATCACCGATCGCTGCCGCCGGATATCAGAGAACGAGTAAGGCGGTATGAACGGTATAGGTGGTTGGAGACCAGAGGAGTAGATGAAGAAAATTTGGTTCAAACCCTTCCAAAAGACCTTAGGAGGGACATCAAACGCCATCTCTGTTTGGGTTTAGTGAAAAGG GTACCTTTGTTTGAGAATATGGATGAAAGACTACTAGATGCAATATGCGAGCGATTAAGACCTGCACTCTACACTGAACATGAATACATTTTGAGGGAAGGTGATCCAGTGGATGAGATGCAATTTATTCTCCATGGTTCCTTGGAGAGTATGACTACTGATGGAGGCCGAAGTGGATTCTTCAACAAGGTCCAGCTAAAGGAGGGTTCTTTCTGTGGCGACGAGCTGCTCACTTGGGCATTGGATCCCAAGTCTGGTGCTAACTTCCCGGTTTCGTCCAGGACAGTAAAGGCTCTTAGCGAGGTCGAGGCATTCTCCCTGCGTGCCGACGAGCTGAAATTTGTGGCCAGTCAGTTCAGGAGGCTGCACAGCAGGCAAGTTCAGCACACATTCCGGTTTTACTCGCAGCAGTGGAGGACATGGGGAGCCTGCTTCATCCAGGCGGCCTGGCGCCGCTACTACAAGCGGAAAATGGCCGAGCAGCGCCGGAGGGAAGAGGAGGCTGCGAACCggcagagcagcagcagcggccCGAGCCTGGGAGCGACCATCTACGCGTCCCGGTTCGCGGCCAACGCTCTCCGGGGAGTCCACCGGCTTCGGAGCAAGGCTGCTGCTCTCCCCATTGTGAGAGTGCCGAAGCCCTCCGAGCCAGATTTTGGCGTCGACGTCGACGACGCGGACTAA
- the LOC123190814 gene encoding pentatricopeptide repeat-containing protein At1g80550, mitochondrial-like, with protein sequence MLSLVRRRLLAARFSTLPEAAPPAPLDAAAVQETLTLYTNDWRRALDFFHWSASPGGGNLPPTPSTLSRAVDILGKHFEFPQATALLLAHHDPSDPAFLRPALRALLNRLAAANLVDDAVRAFESTAASVGLRDEASFHLLVDALCDHRRVDEAHHLCLGRAAPPPFPPGTKTHNLLLRGWAKARAWARLRQHWLDMDARGVAKDLHSYSIYMDALAKSGKPWKAVKLFKEMKQKRLPVDIVAYNTAIHAVGLAEGVDFAVRMYRQMIDGGCRPNTATFNTIVKLLCKEGRFKEGYAFVQQMHKAGCEPNELTYHCFFQYLSRPQEVLALFEKMLQRGCRPRMDTYVMLIKRFGRWGFLRPVFFVWKTMEEQGLTPDAFAYNTLIDALLEKGMVDLARKYDEEMLAKGLSPKPRKELGTQLPGADSDCDNALSGVI encoded by the coding sequence ATGCTCTCCCTGGTGCGCCGCCGGCTCCTCGCCGCCCGCTTCTCCACGCTGCCGGAGGCCGCGCCGCCCGCCCCTCTCGACGCGGCCGCGGTGCAGGAGACGCTCACGCTCTACACCAACGACTGGCGCCGCGCGCTCGACTTCTTCCACTGGTCCGCCTCCCCGGGCGGCGGCAACCTGCCGCCGACCCCGTCGACCCTCTCCCGCGCCGTCGACATCCTCGGCAAGCACTTCGAGTTCCCGCAGGCCACCGCCCTGCTCCTCGCCCACCACGACCCCTCGGACCCCGCCTTCCTCCGCCCCGCCCTCCGCGCGCTCCTCAaccgcctcgccgccgccaaccTCGTCGACGACGCCGTGCGGGCCTTCGAGTCCACCGCCGCCTCCGTCGGCCTGCGGGACGAGGCCTCCTTCCACCTCCTCGTCGACGCGCTCTGCGACCACCGCCGCGTCGACGAGGCCCACCACCTCTGCCTCGGCCGGGCGGCCCCGCCGCCCTTCCCGCCGGGGACCAAGACCCACAACCTGCTCCTCCGCGGCTGGGCCAAGGCGCGCGCCTGGGCGCGCCTCCGCCAGCACTGGCTTGACATGGACGCCCGCGGCGTCGCCAAGGACCTCCACTCCTACTCCATCTACATGGACGCCCTCGCCAAGTCAGGGAAGCCCTGGAAGGCCGTCAAGCTGTTCAAGGAGATGAAGCAGAAGCGTCTCCCGGTGGACATCGTCGCGTACAACACTGCGATCCACGCCGTCGGGCTCGCAGAGGGCGTCGATTTCGCCGTTCGGATGTACAGGCAGATGATTGATGGTGGTTGCAGGCCGAACACCGCCACTTTCAACACGATCGTCAAGCTGTTGTGCAAGGAAGGGAGGTTCAAGGAAGGCTATGCGTTTGTGCAGCAGATGCACAAGGCCGGGTGCGAGCCCAATGAGCTCACCTACCATTGCTTCTTCCAGTACCTGAGCCGCCCGCAGGAGGTCCTTGCGCTGTTTGAGAAAATGCTCCAGAGGGGCTGCCGGCCGAGGATGGACACATATGTCATGCTCATAAAGAGGTTTGGGCGCTGGGGTTTCCTTCGCCCTGTGTTCTTTGTGTGGAAGACAATGGAAGAGCAAGGGCTCACCCCGGATGCATTTGCATACAACACACTCATTGATGCATTGCTGGAAAAGGGTATGGTGGATTTGGCTAGGAAATACGACGAGGAGATGCTCGCGAAGGGCCTCTCGCCCAAGCCAAGGAAAGAGCTAGGTACTCAATTGCCAGGAGCAGATTCTGACTGTGATAATGCATTAAGTGGTGTGATCTGA
- the LOC123186386 gene encoding uncharacterized protein isoform X2 has translation MRSSLMVLASLLLLLVLATTAHGIRLDKDLHEALSNKEQLAGQPPKPNGAADSTGTSKHCTSNGNCSGKAKKPPSPQAHAEPDDASAAKHQIAPKRNDGDAQVTSHGGGQEEKTWSRRALPRRPEQQEARTYPDLIDIAGMDYSPAARKPPIHN, from the exons ATGAGGTCTTCATTGATGGTCTTGgcttctcttctcctcctcctggTTCTGGCTACAACAGCACATG GGATTCGGCTGGACAAGGACCTGCATGAAGCACTCAGCAACAAG GAACAACTGGCCGGGCAGCCACCCAAACCCAATGGCGCCGCTGATTCGACCGGCACCAGCAAGCACTGCACGTCCAATGGGAATTGCTCAG GAAAGGCGAAAAAGCCACCGTCGCCGCAGGCTCACGCCGAACCGGACGACGCATCAGCAGCCAAGCATCAG ATAGCCCCGAAGAGGAACGACGGCGACGCGCAGGTCACTAGCCACGGTGGCGGCCAGGAGGAGAAGACATGGTCGCGCCGGGCGCTGCCGCGGCGGCCAGAGCAGCAGGAGGCGAGGACGTACCCGGACCTGATCGACATCGCCGGGATGGACTACTCGCCGGCCGCCAGAAAGCCTCCCATCCACAACTGA
- the LOC123186386 gene encoding uncharacterized protein isoform X1, translating to MRSSLMVLASLLLLLVLATTAHGIRLDKDLHEALSNKQEQLAGQPPKPNGAADSTGTSKHCTSNGNCSGKAKKPPSPQAHAEPDDASAAKHQIAPKRNDGDAQVTSHGGGQEEKTWSRRALPRRPEQQEARTYPDLIDIAGMDYSPAARKPPIHN from the exons ATGAGGTCTTCATTGATGGTCTTGgcttctcttctcctcctcctggTTCTGGCTACAACAGCACATG GGATTCGGCTGGACAAGGACCTGCATGAAGCACTCAGCAACAAG CAGGAACAACTGGCCGGGCAGCCACCCAAACCCAATGGCGCCGCTGATTCGACCGGCACCAGCAAGCACTGCACGTCCAATGGGAATTGCTCAG GAAAGGCGAAAAAGCCACCGTCGCCGCAGGCTCACGCCGAACCGGACGACGCATCAGCAGCCAAGCATCAG ATAGCCCCGAAGAGGAACGACGGCGACGCGCAGGTCACTAGCCACGGTGGCGGCCAGGAGGAGAAGACATGGTCGCGCCGGGCGCTGCCGCGGCGGCCAGAGCAGCAGGAGGCGAGGACGTACCCGGACCTGATCGACATCGCCGGGATGGACTACTCGCCGGCCGCCAGAAAGCCTCCCATCCACAACTGA